In Juglans regia cultivar Chandler chromosome 13, Walnut 2.0, whole genome shotgun sequence, the following proteins share a genomic window:
- the LOC118344196 gene encoding secreted RxLR effector protein 161-like yields MARVPYTNAVGSLMYAMMCTRPDICYAVGLVSRFQSNPGLAHWKAVKRIMRYLKRTADYVLCYQGSDLQLRGYSDADWGNDLDERKSTTGYVFLLNQGAITWSSKKQPCIALSTMEAEYIACSAAVQEAVWLRRFLKHLDIGTDTSDPVTIFCDSMAALAYAKDSNRMVADPLTKPIARDVFKARVRNLRLRRL; encoded by the exons atggccCGTGTCCCTTATACTAATGCtgtgggtagtctgatgtacgcaatgatgtgtactcgACCTGACATATGCTATGCAGTTGGTTTAGTGAGTAGATTCCAATCAAACCCCGGACTAGCTCACTGGAAAGCGGTCAAAAGGATTATGCGATATCTCAAGAGAACTGCGGACTATGTGCTGTGCTATCAGGGTTCAGATTTGCAGCTAAGAGGTTacagtgatgccgattggggcAACGACCTAGATGAGCGCAAATCAACCACTGGGTATGTATTTCTGCTCAACCAAGGCgccattacatggagcagcaagaaacaacccTGTATAGCGTTATCCACCATGGAGGCAGAATACATAGCATGTTCTGCAGCAGTTCAAGAAGCTGTTTGGTTACGGAGGTTTCTCAAGCATTTAGATATTGGCACGGATACATCAGATCCGGTGACAATATTCTGCGATAGCATGGCAGCTCTCgcatatgctaaggactcaaa TCGCATGGTTGCTGATCCCTTAACGAAGCCTATAGCAAGAGATGTCTTTAAGGCTCGTGTTAGGAATCTAAGACTGCGTagactataa